Genomic window (Gadus chalcogrammus isolate NIFS_2021 chromosome 3, NIFS_Gcha_1.0, whole genome shotgun sequence):
ctccacagaaacacacacggccTCACCTGGTCCCGATTAATCACGATCCAACCAGTTTAATGTTCATGTCCTAATTTGGGCAAAGGGGTGAACCGTTAACATTTTGGCATGTGTTGACCATGGTTGGGAAATCCGCTGCTAGTACACAGGCCATTAAAGAGGACGATATTAATATTCCATAAGGTTTAGTGTGGTTGTGGGCCTGTACTGCGCATTTCACAAAACGTATAAAAAATAGATTCATATATTTAAGGCAGCGACTCCCAGGCTTCTGTCCTGACCCGACAATCTTTTTTTGAAGTGAAAAAAATGGTCAGAATTTCAGTCTTGTATCCGACGTCCAGATAAATCTTAAAAGCAGACTGTGCAAAAACAGTTATTGATCGCAAATGGAGTTGCCGATCAGAGGGGAAAGGCCCTAATCATTCAACATCATGTAGTTTATCATAGGTCTATCTTACAATTTGGTTATGTTCCTCAGTGCCTCCCACTCCCCTAcggaataccccccccccccccccccacacacacccccatagTAAGTACCTTCTTAGCCATTCCAGTAACAGAAATGTGTTGACGTTGAACAACCACCCGTCCAGACACAcagtaaaaaaacaacttgaaaGTGACTTGGTAAAAAATGGTTAAAAGCGCAGGTGGGAGCAGCTTTAGGATACCACAAGGTCCGCCTCCACCGACCCCTCCGTCTCTAGGAGAAAGGGAGGCAGGGGAAGATTCTCTCAAACGTTCCTCTTATTTTTCCCCGTCTGCTCATTCGCTCATCCACCTGCGATGGCTCCACTAGTGAAGGGGATTCTGGGATGGGCGGGTGGGGTGATGGCAGCAGGACCTCACAGGGCGAAGATGAGGATGAGCACCACTAGCATGATGGCCGCCAACACCCCGATGGCACACCACTGTCtccggcctgcagggggaggcaGAAACAAGAATTTTCTCAGCAAATTGCTCAGctgaaaataatgaaaataataaaaaatgtgtgtatgcatacttatttgtgtgtgtgcgtgcatgcttgtgtacttatgtgtgtgtttgtacgcatGCTTACTGCTGGTCATGTGGGAGACCTTCTCCAGCTTCTTCAGGACGCTATCCATGCGTGAGGATGTCTGGTCCATCTCGTCTCCAAAATCTCCCAGCATGCTGAGGGGCACGCAGACAGAGTCAGACGCAACAGACAGTCAACCTACACATAACAGCGACCTGCTGGTCTGTAGACCTGTTCTGTGGGAATGATACTTTTGCGTAGCTACGCAATGGATCTCTATGTCCCTCAACGGCGTAGGCATCAGAGGGAACGCGCTGTATAACTGTACCGTCACCGTAGCAACGGCAAGCGTGTAGATTAGGGAACAAAGCCAGACAGTCTTTGGACGGACATCCTACACTTATGAACTGccataacaaaaacaaaccctTACAGTTTGACTGCTGCCAGCTTTTGAAACTAAACAGGGATGTACGCAAACCGTGGTGCATGCTGGGATGGATAGTGAATGTCCGATAACACGGCGGCGTAGCCCTTTTAGAGCACGTGAGCCCACGGTTTCAGATGGAattctattaaaaaaaatgcgTCGTGGGCTGAGAATTGGGGGGAAAAGTGGTGGCCGTttcatccccatggttacgacccatgCCAAATTATGATACTTTTTTAGTACCGTCGTTGTGTAACTGTCGATGAGAAATATATTAAGCGATGTTGTATAATGAAATCCGCCACACACAATAGCGTTATACTATAGGTGTTCGGGTAGGCCTTGCCTTCGGACACGGGTATTAAATAAATCGCTCCTCAGAGGGAGCTTCactatccacacacaccgtggcgtcATACAATAAATGTCCGAAAAGCCCAGCTTTCTCGCAGACATTGCAGTTCaccgctgcccagacagagctccataCGTCCACACAAACCTCGGTCGTGACCCCAGACTACCTCGGAAAAGGTAGTCTGACGCCATGAACAGAACGCCACCTGCTTTCAGCAGACTGGAACGTTCACGGGGTGTTGGGTAGAAAGGCAAAGAAAACTGAGGATTTTACTCCTTTTTTCTCTAAATTGGGGACTTATTTCTCTAACCGTGATGGCATTGATTGGTTGGTATGTTTACTATGTTTATGATCAAATAAGACTAATTACTGTGTAAAACCAACCTTGCTACCCTAGATTGTTTTATTTGTGCTTATTTTATTCTCTTTATTTTGCGCAGGGCAGCTATGACGAAACAAGTTGGATAATGTTTGGGTTATTGTCCTTTGTGTGTGCGAAACAAATGTTACGTTGGAATTTCTAAAATGTTTTCGGGGAAGGGAGATGagtcaccctgtgtgtgtgtgtgtttctgtgtgtattcctctgcgcgtgtgtctgtgtaaccaATAGCTCCCGGCCAAATGATGAGGCCTCCTCTGCCAGACAGGCTGAGAGACGGGCAATCTGGTGGACTTCCCGTGCTATTCTGAGCAGCGTCTCTCCCTGGAAGAGGACTGAAATACAAAACACTGGCACATGGGCTCTCCATCTGCAGCAAGGCCTGGAGCTGTGcgagttgtttgtgtgtgagagagagagaatgtattATTCtgcgcctgtgtctgtgtgtttagtaTGGTGTGCATGTTCTTTGTCTGCattctttggtgtgtgtgtgtgtgtgtttttcttctgtATGTATGCTACTGTGTGCATATATTGCtctatgtgtatgcatgcgtgtagTACTGTGTACTTACACAGCCTGTTCGTCAAGCTCGTCCCCGATACGTCCCGACATGTCTTTAAGAACCCTGATGCTCCCCGACACCAGCTCCAGCTGCTCATCCTGCTCCTGCACtatcagctacacacacacacacacacacacaatcacacacacacacacacacacacacacacacacacacacacacacacacacacacacacacacacacacacacacacacacacacacacacacacacacacacacacgttaaaatcgaaattgcaatcaaaattcgattaatcgcccagccctagctgagataacccccattacgagtctcgttgtggcaATATCAGAGACGAgggtccgacgtgttatgcgccataaaaccaacagcagaacggttatccaaataacaaagaagtgtacaacccTTGCGTTAcattcctggagctctatatcttaataatatcatataattcacatcatataatacatattttcaaggccaaaagctgtgtgcgcctccagacgattattcacaaacgactgcgtcaggttctcccgACGACTCTCGTTCTCCCACTCCCACATCAATGAAGTAGAAGTAGATTGAACCgagcgctgccggctgccgggcgCTGGTGCTtagcggcggtggtgcctcgcggcagcggGCGGCGAGCACCGGGGCTCAACCATGGCTGGGgctctttgacgtctctggacataccagagacgtcaaagaacagcagaacggttacccaaagaagtgtacaacacttgcgttagtgtgtgttatcacacacacacatacatgggtGGCGCTCGCACGCTCGTAGCTCAacggcgggccaaattctctgggctggcaaggcagagaaaggggaggtggcatctccccttaAGACGACATACGGGGAAAATCCAAAACGGCGTGCCTGAgcttcgttttttcaaaggcggagcagaatgcctagtgctcgttttacaacCAACgaaatttctagctactgggggagcataggtaggctaggggaactcattaatgttagaaaaccacAGAAAATGaaaattttcatgccatgggatctttaacatAAAATCAAAGCAATATTtcacacaataaacaaacatattAGATACATTTTATGTTGGAGATCTCCAGCAACCCCAAGGTTGAGGAGCCCAGTCCCCTTTTGTCATATTGACATTGCCTGAGATGTCTGCCTCAGGACATCTGCGGAGGTGTAGTTATCAGATAGCAGCGAAAGGCCAGAGGGAGGTGGTGTctacctgctgctgctcctgctgctctgtGATGTATCTGGAGTTAGCGGACACCAGGTGAGCCTCCAGACCTGTGGAGCGCTCTGAACCTGACGGAACcttgacaaacaaacacacacacacacacacacacacacacacacacttagaggaTGTGCAGGTAGAATTCCACATGTATGTGATGCACTTACTTAGAAGTCGTAGGACATGAACTAATAATGTGAGTGTTTGTAGAAATGGACTCCCATTGCACTACATGTTTGAGAAAGTGTAATCTATGACACAACAGCAGACATTGTGTGGTCAATTAGACCATTGTTTTTGTGACAACAGAAAACACATCAAAAGCAAAGTGTGTTGACGGTGAGATTTAATTGTGGAAACCCTACAAGGAAAGTTGCATTGAGAGTGTCGAGCAGATTCTGATCACGTGCACCAATGCAATATCTTCAATTTTGTGTTATGAAACATAAGGCTGTATGCTTTGGAATGCGCCTGCTGTCATGGTCTTATGAGGACGTGTGCACAAACCTGTCGGCTCTTCTTCTCTACCTGGGCCACAGCTGTAGGGCTGGACAGCTGCTCCTTcatctcctacacacacacacacacacacacacacacacacacacacacacacacacacacacacacacacacacacacacacacacagtgaaggcCTTGGGTGGGGCGGTTGCAACAAAACCAGTATTTGGATAATTATTAGCCAGGTTGCCAGgactatggagttagattcatgccaaaaccccgcacacacgcaaaacgtgttttgctcacgcaaaacgattcacacgcacacaaaacgtgttttactcacgcaaaatgattcacacacacgctcagtgtggtttgcaaatacaaaacatcattcacaaactaaagcattttgcttcagaaacaaatacagtatgttttacacaaagtacaaaaaaaatccttcaagtacacaaaacaattctacaagtacggaacacgaaagctgcgcgtggatcggaatgcatttgcgcacggatcggattgcatttgcgtgaggaacagcaaggcggaaaattagtgccaaaagtcacgtgacaaataaatgtcctgttattcacactacacaacagcaggtggcggtgttgagtcagtttaaggccgccaggacgatcttttttctccccaaaatctttatttgattccaaaacagagtggcgacacttccattggactcacctgttggccgctcattttgttcaatttaatctcccaaactagcttttctccgtgtcgtacgattccgtgacaaaggggcggcaagtcgcatagtatggagttgaatccacacacgtttggccggcatcaaataaagattttggggagaaaaaagatcgtcctggcgtccttaaactgactcaacaccgccacctgctgttgtgtagtgtgaataacaggacatttatttgtcacgtgacttttggcactaattttccgccttgctgttcctcacgcaaatgcaatccgatccgtgcgcaaatgcattccgatccacgcgcagctttcgtgttccgtacttgtagaattgttttgtgtacttgaaggattttttttgtactttgtgtaaaacatactgtatttgtttctgaagcaaaatgctttagtttgtgaatgatgttttgtatttgcaaaccacactgagcgtgtgtgtgaatcattttgcatgagtaaaacacgtttcgtgtgcgtgtgaatcgttgtgtgagcaaaacacgttttgcgtgagcaaaacacgttttgcgtgtgtgcggggttttggcatgaatctaactccatacagGACTTCATGCTCTGGCAACATGGATTGTATCTCTGGAAAGTTAAGACACAGTTTGCTAGAAAACTATTTATCTATTTACCGGAGGCCTTTATTTTAAGCCACTTAAAGTAAATTCAGATATAttatcattaaggagcaggtagtagTAA
Coding sequences:
- the LOC130379209 gene encoding syntaxin-10 codes for the protein MSLEDPFFVVKGEVQKALSRARGLFDRWEELLQESTQVSRDELDWSTNELRNCLRAIDWDLEDLSETISIVESNPGKFRLGENELQERRAFVEQTRLSVQEMKEQLSSPTAVAQVEKKSRQVPSGSERSTGLEAHLVSANSRYITEQQEQQQLIVQEQDEQLELVSGSIRVLKDMSGRIGDELDEQAVMLGDFGDEMDQTSSRMDSVLKKLEKVSHMTSSRRQWCAIGVLAAIMLVVLILIFAL